One genomic region from Rothia dentocariosa ATCC 17931 encodes:
- a CDS encoding ABC transporter permease — MSTLHDEPLKAPGRGRGILDAIRNRYLLRLLVDKEIQVRYRGSVLGILWSYIKPGVQFGVFYVAMGLFLGLERGMHNYAIYLFSGMIVINFFSEGFGNGARTMVVNSALIRKIYLPRELFSLSTVWVAVVHFIPQIVVMLIACFFAGWRPGLRNIAAILAGMAIVMLLSYGLGLIFGVANVFFRDSENIVDMLLMVATWFSPVLYSWTMVRDTLYPWVFNVFMLNPLTVAVELFHYGFWRPTADLEKSGHFAEIVPHLFSFWTPVGIGISLLTVLIGDLLFRKFEGNFAQEL; from the coding sequence ATGAGCACTTTGCACGATGAACCTTTGAAAGCCCCCGGCCGCGGGCGGGGAATCCTGGATGCCATTCGTAATCGGTACCTTTTGAGGTTACTGGTTGATAAGGAAATCCAGGTTCGCTACCGTGGCTCGGTTCTAGGGATCCTGTGGTCGTACATTAAGCCGGGCGTCCAGTTCGGCGTGTTCTATGTTGCCATGGGCTTATTCTTAGGCTTGGAACGAGGAATGCACAACTATGCGATCTACCTGTTTTCGGGCATGATCGTGATTAACTTCTTCTCGGAAGGATTCGGGAACGGTGCCCGCACGATGGTGGTTAACAGCGCCCTGATTCGGAAGATTTATCTTCCGAGGGAGCTCTTCTCACTTTCAACTGTGTGGGTGGCGGTAGTACATTTCATACCCCAAATCGTGGTGATGCTTATCGCTTGCTTCTTTGCGGGATGGCGTCCTGGGCTGCGCAATATTGCCGCGATTTTGGCTGGGATGGCTATCGTGATGCTTCTGTCCTACGGCCTGGGGCTCATCTTTGGTGTGGCAAACGTATTCTTCCGCGACTCCGAGAATATCGTTGATATGCTCCTGATGGTAGCAACATGGTTCTCCCCGGTGTTGTACTCCTGGACCATGGTACGTGACACTCTGTATCCGTGGGTTTTCAACGTGTTTATGTTGAACCCACTGACTGTTGCGGTTGAACTTTTCCACTACGGTTTTTGGCGCCCTACGGCAGACCTCGAAAAGTCGGGACATTTTGCTGAGATTGTTCCGCATCTGTTTAGTTTCTGGACTCCGGTAGGTATTGGTATTTCCTTACTGACCGTTCTAATCGGCGATTTGCTCTTCCGTAAGTTTGAGGGCAACTTCGCTCAGGAGCTCTGA
- a CDS encoding glycosyltransferase encodes MAETQTLKTLQRVIFPSAVETDVVPLYVDAGVAAGVQLPTRIDGDATTSITEAAQVQEQSAANIAANRTAAEGLIGRRSINVNPGQSLSFGTYFNAFPASYWRRWTDLKEVVLSVQTRGEGMVIVYKSNGRGVIQRVDAKLLSGDETSIFTLPLAPFGDGGWYWFDLSGTEDLELVEANWLGDIEPRADVQAGQATVQITTMNKVDYCIDNIRTLGNSPEIFDAVHEFLIVDQGSSKVQDHEEFEEVVKPLAGKFRIINQGNLGGSGGFSRGMFEAVKNGSDYVLLLDDDVIVEPEAILRMVTFANYCKDPTIVGAHMFDMFDRSVLHAFGEVVDPWRNFYAKPHEDMAMGHDLGRSNLRSTHWLHRRVDVDYNGWWMCLIPTSVIRKIGLSLPLFLKWDDAEYGLRAKAAGIPTVSFPGAGVWHVSWTDKDDSVGWQAYYHERNRLITALLHSPFDKGGRVLVDSMFLDVKHTLSMQYYTQAGRLMALEDLLAGPEHLHESLSARLPVIRQLAGEYPESQMKPNVDDFPTVKSKKPPFRGRRNFKSPGYKKLVPWTARTVARQLFKPVDDEAKEHPQIQLNYGETNWWTLSKFDSALATNAEGTGLFWYRRDPQQLRSKLIHATRLHAKIIKDWEQLRKRYQDAAADVASYDAWAETFAKHTESELKR; translated from the coding sequence ATGGCTGAAACTCAAACTCTGAAAACCCTGCAGCGCGTTATTTTCCCTAGCGCGGTTGAAACCGACGTGGTACCCCTGTATGTGGATGCTGGCGTAGCCGCTGGCGTTCAGTTGCCAACCCGTATTGATGGTGACGCTACCACGAGTATTACAGAGGCGGCGCAGGTACAGGAACAAAGTGCCGCTAATATCGCTGCTAACCGAACCGCAGCTGAAGGCCTTATCGGTCGTCGCTCCATCAACGTTAATCCTGGGCAAAGTCTCTCATTTGGCACCTATTTCAATGCGTTCCCAGCATCGTATTGGCGCCGTTGGACCGATCTTAAAGAGGTCGTACTGAGCGTCCAAACCCGTGGCGAAGGCATGGTGATCGTATACAAATCCAACGGTCGTGGTGTTATTCAGCGCGTGGATGCAAAGCTCCTTTCGGGGGACGAAACATCAATCTTTACCCTGCCCCTAGCGCCTTTCGGCGATGGAGGTTGGTATTGGTTTGATCTTTCTGGAACTGAAGATCTTGAGCTGGTTGAGGCTAATTGGCTAGGTGATATTGAGCCCCGTGCTGACGTTCAGGCCGGTCAAGCAACGGTTCAGATTACGACCATGAATAAGGTCGATTATTGTATTGACAACATTCGTACGCTTGGCAATAGCCCCGAAATTTTTGATGCCGTCCACGAGTTCCTAATTGTTGATCAGGGCAGTTCGAAGGTGCAGGATCACGAAGAATTCGAGGAGGTCGTTAAGCCCCTTGCCGGTAAGTTCCGCATCATTAACCAGGGGAATCTAGGCGGCTCTGGTGGTTTCTCACGTGGTATGTTCGAGGCAGTCAAGAACGGCAGCGATTATGTGCTTCTGCTTGATGACGACGTGATCGTGGAGCCAGAAGCAATTTTGCGCATGGTGACTTTCGCGAACTATTGTAAAGACCCCACAATTGTGGGTGCGCACATGTTCGATATGTTCGACCGTTCGGTACTTCATGCATTCGGCGAAGTCGTTGATCCGTGGCGTAACTTCTACGCGAAGCCTCACGAGGACATGGCGATGGGTCACGACTTAGGCCGCAGCAACCTGCGCAGCACGCACTGGCTGCATCGTCGTGTAGACGTGGATTATAACGGTTGGTGGATGTGTCTTATCCCAACTTCGGTAATCCGCAAGATCGGCCTGTCGTTACCGCTTTTCCTTAAATGGGATGACGCTGAGTATGGCTTGCGCGCGAAGGCTGCTGGTATCCCTACAGTGTCCTTCCCTGGAGCAGGTGTATGGCACGTTTCATGGACCGATAAGGATGACTCGGTGGGCTGGCAGGCTTACTATCATGAACGTAACCGCCTGATTACCGCGCTGTTGCATTCTCCCTTCGATAAGGGTGGCCGTGTGCTGGTTGACTCCATGTTCTTGGACGTCAAGCACACGTTGTCAATGCAGTATTACACTCAAGCAGGCCGCCTCATGGCGCTGGAAGATTTGCTGGCCGGACCGGAACACTTGCATGAGTCACTTTCGGCTCGTTTACCGGTAATTCGTCAGTTGGCGGGGGAGTACCCGGAGTCTCAGATGAAGCCGAATGTGGACGATTTTCCCACGGTTAAATCGAAGAAGCCGCCTTTCCGCGGCCGCCGCAATTTCAAGTCACCGGGATATAAGAAACTTGTGCCGTGGACCGCAAGAACGGTCGCACGTCAGCTGTTCAAGCCCGTAGATGATGAAGCAAAAGAACATCCGCAGATTCAGCTCAACTACGGGGAAACTAACTGGTGGACGCTGTCTAAGTTTGATTCAGCGCTGGCCACGAACGCGGAGGGAACCGGATTGTTCTGGTATCGCCGTGATCCTCAGCAGCTGCGGTCAAAGCTGATTCACGCTACCAGATTGCACGCGAAGATCATTAAAGATTGGGAGCAGTTGCGCAAGCGGTATCAAGATGCTGCAGCCGATGTCGCTTCCTATGATGCATGGGCAGAAACTTTTGCAAAGCATACGGAGTCTGAACTTAAGCGATGA
- the glf gene encoding UDP-galactopyranose mutase — protein sequence MTADLVVVGSGLFGLTIAEQAATELGLKVVLLDRRSHIGGNAYSENEEQTGIEVHRYGAHLFHTSNERVWEYVNRFTGFTNYVHRVYTRHNGIVYPMPINLGTINQFFNAAYSPAEAKALIAEQAGELAGTDPQNLNDKGISLIGRPLYEAFIKHYTAKQWQTPPEELPASIISRLPVRYTYDNRYFNDKYEGLPVDGYAAWLERMAAHPNIEVRLNTDFFSDDHEYSREKVLGQIPVVYTGPVDRYFDYAEGDLSWRTIDLEEEVLPIEDFQGCSVMNYPDADVPFTRIHEFRHFHPERDYTKDATVIMREYSRFANKGDEPYYPVNTSVDREKLLKYRDLAKGEQNVLFGGRLGTYKYLDMHMAIGAALSMFDNKIRPHFAQGAKIESGGVDA from the coding sequence ATGACTGCGGATCTCGTGGTTGTCGGATCCGGCCTTTTCGGTCTGACCATTGCAGAACAGGCAGCGACCGAATTGGGCCTGAAGGTCGTTCTGCTGGATCGTCGTTCTCATATCGGCGGTAATGCATACAGCGAGAATGAAGAGCAGACTGGTATTGAGGTGCACCGCTATGGTGCTCACCTTTTCCATACCTCCAACGAGCGTGTCTGGGAATATGTAAACCGATTTACTGGGTTCACCAATTACGTGCACCGTGTATACACTCGTCACAACGGTATTGTGTACCCCATGCCTATTAACCTGGGCACCATTAACCAGTTCTTTAACGCTGCTTACTCTCCCGCAGAAGCAAAGGCGCTCATTGCAGAACAAGCTGGCGAACTGGCAGGTACCGACCCGCAAAACCTCAACGACAAAGGTATTTCACTCATCGGGCGCCCACTGTACGAAGCCTTTATTAAACACTACACCGCCAAACAATGGCAGACCCCGCCGGAGGAACTGCCTGCATCCATTATTTCGCGTCTGCCTGTGCGGTACACCTACGACAATCGTTACTTCAACGATAAATATGAAGGTCTACCGGTCGACGGGTATGCAGCGTGGCTGGAACGCATGGCGGCGCATCCGAATATTGAAGTTCGTCTGAATACGGACTTCTTCTCGGATGATCATGAGTATTCTCGTGAGAAGGTTCTGGGGCAGATTCCTGTGGTTTACACCGGTCCCGTCGATCGTTACTTCGATTATGCAGAGGGCGACCTCTCATGGCGCACCATTGATCTGGAAGAAGAAGTTCTGCCGATTGAAGATTTCCAGGGCTGTTCCGTGATGAACTATCCTGATGCGGATGTTCCTTTTACCCGTATTCACGAGTTCCGTCACTTCCACCCCGAGCGTGATTACACCAAGGATGCAACCGTTATTATGCGCGAATACTCACGCTTTGCAAATAAGGGCGATGAGCCTTATTACCCGGTAAATACCTCTGTAGACCGTGAAAAACTTTTGAAGTACCGCGATCTGGCAAAGGGCGAGCAGAACGTTCTTTTTGGGGGTCGTCTGGGTACTTACAAGTACCTCGATATGCATATGGCGATCGGCGCGGCGCTGTCGATGTTTGATAACAAGATTCGTCCGCACTTTGCACAGGGTGCCAAGATTGAATCTGGTGGAGTTGACGCATAA
- a CDS encoding FtsK/SpoIIIE domain-containing protein, translating to MVGTSLCVICPPGKAPELLTPSHDSSPFTPVIVNPPAPRKLGMMLMTILLPLVAGVAFALFTGMWIFLLMSVASSLFMLMHFFGGRAENRGAAALVKSSAKQELERAQALPTAGTLLHAAAPDAARSPAVVLGYGPRLPYISGRNVRFEKISPHPQAPHYIPIPVPGLPHDVLLRAEHLHAYLVQLVAHARDTITVITDAEHAETPLYGALRSLGVCPRVFLHEGASQAHHILEKICDAAERPGTALSTSQEAGDDRLFIISASLVRSIPAALIKRAAQGARLCIVHMPIARGTIDSPRSASVFTHIPHLQVHTHGDYLESVQYLLRGNITDDTAHKITGSSQHAGLTPHEGIVQNHPLDLHDICATADGLSTDTYIRTLGALSAVQASSPPGSGHGTGSVHARTLAFSELTQQSTNLLYEQCLQRWEHNRYAEDIRCLLGATTEGFCDIGFTTHGPHWLLGGTTGAGKSQLLRSLILSAALRYSPERLGLILVDFKGSAGLGPLAELPHTLSLLSDFDVAAVRRALEFLRADVNRRELDLRNLGVNSYHDYLRLCASTGKTPQYPEVVIVVDEFRMLVESMPDAMTELMRIATIGRSLGIHLLLATQRPQGSISQDIRANIATNICLRVASAQDSYNLLGHEKAAHISASSPGAGYVSLPDGRILAFRAPLVDALPQQHADFQQIYRWESPGWVPLNEIPSVQQVPAEGEDKLLTRAVHSIRDLYLSSHKSPAFVDHSEQNSSSVAYTRARYTPIPQALPENFPLTRTLLDTDLHQILGSDGARRRGYLLGTVEIPQYGKRQPIRLDLEAHPGALAVLGTVSERTAITNALIAQAIERQNPVYVFTSDAGYHRRLHSYADSLAVLVGPHEPQHLRFCLEKYVRVIMLTRALSSLCSSVTELMDGLKCS from the coding sequence ATGGTAGGTACTTCACTGTGTGTCATCTGTCCTCCTGGAAAAGCCCCGGAGCTTCTCACGCCCTCACACGATTCTTCGCCTTTTACTCCGGTTATTGTTAATCCGCCCGCTCCCCGAAAACTGGGCATGATGCTGATGACTATCCTGTTACCGCTCGTGGCGGGCGTGGCCTTCGCCCTTTTTACAGGTATGTGGATTTTCTTGCTCATGTCTGTGGCTTCTTCACTTTTTATGCTGATGCATTTTTTCGGGGGCAGAGCGGAAAACCGCGGTGCCGCTGCGTTGGTGAAGAGCAGCGCAAAGCAAGAGTTAGAACGAGCACAGGCACTGCCGACAGCAGGAACACTGTTGCACGCAGCGGCTCCTGACGCTGCACGGTCACCTGCTGTGGTCCTAGGATACGGTCCTCGTCTCCCCTATATTTCGGGGCGAAACGTACGATTTGAGAAGATTTCCCCGCATCCACAGGCTCCACATTATATTCCGATCCCAGTACCAGGCTTACCTCACGACGTATTGCTGCGTGCCGAACATCTTCATGCTTATTTAGTACAGCTTGTAGCCCATGCACGCGATACCATCACGGTCATAACCGATGCTGAGCATGCCGAAACACCGCTTTACGGTGCTTTGCGTTCCTTAGGTGTCTGCCCCCGTGTGTTTCTTCACGAGGGTGCGTCTCAGGCTCACCATATTCTCGAAAAGATATGTGATGCTGCAGAACGTCCAGGAACAGCCTTATCGACTTCACAGGAAGCTGGAGACGACCGACTTTTCATCATTTCCGCATCACTAGTGCGTTCCATACCGGCTGCGTTGATTAAACGAGCCGCGCAGGGAGCAAGGTTATGCATTGTTCACATGCCTATCGCCCGTGGAACCATTGATTCACCTCGCTCTGCTTCGGTATTCACCCATATACCCCACCTGCAGGTACATACCCACGGCGATTACCTAGAATCTGTGCAATATCTGCTTCGCGGCAACATCACTGATGATACAGCCCACAAAATCACCGGTTCTTCTCAACACGCAGGACTTACGCCTCACGAAGGGATCGTTCAGAACCACCCCTTAGACCTGCACGATATATGTGCTACAGCGGATGGGCTCAGTACTGACACATACATTCGTACTTTGGGGGCTTTATCTGCGGTCCAGGCGTCATCTCCCCCAGGGTCAGGACACGGCACCGGTTCGGTCCATGCACGCACGCTTGCTTTCTCTGAGCTTACCCAGCAGTCTACGAATCTCCTCTACGAGCAGTGCCTTCAGCGGTGGGAACACAACCGCTACGCAGAGGATATTCGTTGTCTTTTAGGGGCCACCACCGAAGGATTTTGCGATATTGGGTTCACAACACACGGCCCACATTGGCTTCTGGGAGGCACCACCGGCGCAGGAAAATCTCAACTTTTGCGTTCGCTCATCCTTAGTGCGGCTCTGCGATATTCCCCAGAACGGCTGGGGCTTATTCTGGTAGATTTCAAGGGTTCCGCCGGGCTTGGTCCTCTGGCTGAGCTTCCCCATACACTCAGTTTGCTGAGCGATTTCGATGTTGCCGCCGTTCGCCGCGCGCTTGAGTTTTTACGTGCCGATGTGAACCGACGTGAGCTTGATTTACGCAACTTAGGGGTAAATTCTTATCATGACTACCTGCGGTTGTGCGCTTCAACGGGCAAAACACCACAGTACCCGGAAGTTGTGATTGTGGTCGATGAGTTCCGTATGCTCGTTGAGTCTATGCCGGATGCTATGACCGAGCTAATGCGCATCGCTACTATTGGTCGTTCCTTAGGTATTCACCTGCTCTTGGCAACTCAACGACCTCAGGGAAGTATTTCACAGGATATTCGGGCCAATATTGCTACAAACATCTGTTTGCGTGTGGCATCTGCACAGGATTCATACAATCTCTTAGGACATGAAAAGGCCGCGCATATTTCCGCGTCCTCTCCCGGGGCTGGATATGTCAGTCTTCCAGATGGTCGTATTCTAGCTTTCCGTGCCCCACTTGTGGACGCTCTTCCGCAGCAACATGCGGACTTCCAACAGATATATCGGTGGGAGAGTCCGGGATGGGTTCCCCTAAACGAGATACCCTCCGTACAACAAGTTCCAGCCGAAGGTGAGGATAAGCTCCTAACTCGTGCCGTGCACAGTATTCGTGACTTATATCTGTCTTCGCATAAGAGCCCTGCGTTTGTTGACCATTCCGAGCAAAATTCGAGCAGTGTTGCTTATACCCGCGCACGGTATACTCCTATACCGCAAGCATTACCGGAGAATTTTCCTCTAACCCGTACCCTGCTTGATACCGATCTTCATCAAATCCTCGGCTCAGACGGCGCACGTAGACGCGGTTACCTTTTGGGCACCGTCGAAATCCCACAGTACGGTAAACGGCAGCCTATCCGGCTGGATTTAGAGGCACATCCGGGCGCCCTTGCCGTGCTAGGAACTGTTTCCGAACGCACCGCAATCACAAACGCGCTCATAGCCCAAGCTATTGAGCGGCAGAACCCTGTCTATGTTTTTACCTCAGATGCAGGGTATCATCGACGCCTGCACTCGTACGCAGATAGTCTTGCCGTACTCGTTGGCCCCCATGAGCCTCAGCATCTTCGATTCTGCCTCGAAAAATACGTTCGAGTCATCATGCTGACCAGAGCACTCAGCAGCCTCTGCTCATCTGTGACGGAGTTGATGGATGGCTTGAAATGCTCATGA
- a CDS encoding WhiB family transcriptional regulator: protein MDWRSRAACLDKDPELFFPVGNTGPALLQIEEAKTVCRSCEVIDVCLKWAIETGQDSGVWGGTSEDERRAMKRRAARARRAS from the coding sequence GTGGATTGGCGTAGCCGTGCTGCTTGCTTGGATAAGGATCCAGAACTATTTTTCCCTGTTGGAAACACCGGGCCTGCTCTCTTGCAGATTGAAGAGGCAAAAACTGTTTGCCGCTCGTGCGAGGTTATTGACGTATGCCTCAAATGGGCTATCGAAACCGGTCAAGATTCTGGCGTTTGGGGAGGTACAAGCGAGGATGAGCGTCGTGCGATGAAACGTCGCGCCGCTCGTGCCCGCCGTGCTTCCTAA
- a CDS encoding sensor histidine kinase, with amino-acid sequence MSFTESNLSPGGFGPGDTEWIHLIIGEWQIIADIAQSDLVVWFPTDYVVADGSGPDSVSGPSASSGFSAIAHVRPSNVHTLFHHDIVDHTMDDNICDEARKSWHTQKIVHHVMEAGPSMRPGVKVTFVPIVRNSRTIALLSMHTIPTVVRASSQAEEIYNWVTENMLEMIHLGIWPDPLAQENNTRGNPRAIDGIIVINPQGQVVLASPNANSMYARLGLGDHLENLNLADVTRDMLPSGEEADETLQLVLAGRADIRTELTIGRTRVTMRSIPLVHSTTFRLERRGALILCRDVTELRRRELELMTKDATIREIHHRVKNNLQTVSALLRLQSRRMTTPEAKQGLEQAMRRVATIATVHEALSQGLTQSVDFDELIERQFHIAAELASPGQTVDTELLGHFGLLPSQFATPLALVINEVVANAVEHGLNGETGRVTLEGRRNINEQGDNTLTVIITDNGRGMGDDPIEESGADAYRPTAEHEGLGMQIVRTLVASELNGSIRWEANEPSGTRVIINAVLS; translated from the coding sequence ATGTCTTTTACAGAGAGTAATCTCAGCCCTGGTGGTTTCGGTCCTGGTGATACCGAGTGGATTCACCTCATCATCGGGGAGTGGCAGATTATTGCCGATATTGCTCAGAGTGACCTTGTTGTATGGTTCCCCACTGACTATGTGGTGGCTGATGGGAGCGGGCCGGATAGCGTTTCTGGACCGTCGGCGTCCAGCGGGTTTTCAGCAATAGCACATGTGCGCCCGTCTAACGTTCACACTCTGTTTCATCACGATATTGTGGATCACACGATGGACGATAATATCTGCGATGAAGCACGTAAATCTTGGCATACCCAGAAGATTGTTCACCATGTTATGGAAGCCGGGCCCAGTATGCGCCCCGGAGTGAAAGTGACCTTTGTGCCAATAGTGCGTAATAGCCGTACTATTGCGCTTCTGAGTATGCATACGATTCCCACTGTAGTGCGGGCATCATCTCAAGCTGAAGAAATCTATAACTGGGTTACCGAGAATATGCTTGAGATGATTCACCTCGGTATTTGGCCTGATCCTCTGGCGCAGGAGAATAATACTCGTGGTAATCCGCGTGCCATTGATGGAATTATCGTCATTAATCCACAGGGGCAGGTCGTTTTGGCCTCACCCAATGCAAACTCAATGTATGCGCGCTTGGGGCTAGGTGACCATCTTGAGAACCTCAACCTGGCGGATGTTACCCGAGATATGCTTCCTTCTGGGGAGGAAGCTGATGAGACTTTGCAGCTCGTTCTAGCGGGCCGTGCGGATATACGTACTGAACTTACGATTGGCCGCACCCGAGTAACGATGCGCTCTATTCCACTCGTGCATAGTACTACTTTTCGGCTGGAACGTCGTGGTGCACTTATTTTGTGCCGTGATGTCACTGAGCTGCGTCGTCGCGAGCTGGAGCTTATGACAAAAGATGCAACAATCCGAGAGATTCACCATCGTGTTAAGAATAATCTTCAAACGGTTTCGGCGCTTTTACGGTTGCAGTCGCGGCGCATGACAACACCTGAAGCAAAGCAGGGACTGGAACAAGCTATGCGACGCGTGGCTACAATTGCAACGGTGCATGAAGCTCTATCGCAGGGGTTAACGCAGAGTGTAGATTTTGATGAGCTTATCGAGCGGCAATTCCATATTGCTGCCGAGCTCGCTTCTCCCGGGCAGACCGTAGATACAGAGCTCTTGGGGCACTTTGGGTTACTCCCTAGTCAGTTTGCCACTCCGCTTGCCCTAGTTATCAACGAGGTTGTTGCAAATGCTGTGGAGCATGGGCTGAACGGTGAAACTGGGCGTGTGACTCTTGAAGGGCGCCGAAACATCAATGAGCAGGGGGATAATACCCTGACCGTTATTATTACGGACAACGGCAGAGGTATGGGGGATGACCCCATCGAAGAATCTGGTGCGGATGCATATCGGCCTACAGCGGAGCATGAAGGATTAGGAATGCAGATCGTACGTACTCTAGTTGCCAGTGAGCTTAACGGCTCGATCCGTTGGGAAGCGAATGAGCCTTCTGGCACGCGCGTTATTATCAACGCCGTCTTGAGTTAG
- a CDS encoding AAA family ATPase, producing MIHNIPLVLLGDDGTILNAIESQRGRVSVARSAHTFADALGYAHAGIACAILSVGLPQEATVSILHELDEADVKFIALVPEDTPLPDLVMPLATDTEPHQLPAVVEKLLDEASAEPEQELGITPQKAENGYGYDSGYSGHYGYDTQNLYNGSGEYLHPDTSGYGYALVNPNRSQTEQSSMDFPLSCPSQEQLKASQLQEGYEASAHFESNMQQPTLNERRDSPRQYYPQFSAPQIDDTVEAGNRGTIVAVWGTGGAPGRSTLALNLANCAAAEGMRVCLVDADTYNPSLSPLLGLLDDYSGIAQLCHFIERGQLDTQISDEAISTLRVGKYYLDFLSGITRPDRWPELRTRALRDSIKWLAHRYDVIILDTAACLESDAELGFAQAGPRRNGAAITALEMADHIVLLGNADIIGIPRTIRAYDQMHEGACTLRDTAKVHIWLNKVRAEATGRDAERELANTWQRFGPRNPISGFLPYDRKTVDRAWFRGQTLLEYAPRSPLIVGIRKLYTSLGLRKLR from the coding sequence GTGATCCATAATATCCCTCTGGTACTTTTAGGAGACGACGGTACCATCCTGAACGCTATCGAATCTCAACGGGGGCGTGTTAGCGTTGCTCGAAGCGCTCATACTTTTGCGGATGCTTTAGGCTATGCCCACGCCGGAATAGCGTGTGCTATCCTCAGCGTGGGTCTGCCCCAGGAAGCTACCGTATCTATTCTGCACGAACTGGACGAAGCAGATGTAAAATTTATTGCTTTGGTTCCTGAAGATACTCCGCTTCCGGATCTTGTTATGCCTCTTGCAACAGATACGGAACCGCATCAACTGCCAGCGGTAGTGGAAAAACTACTTGATGAGGCATCTGCTGAGCCTGAACAGGAACTCGGCATAACTCCTCAAAAAGCGGAGAACGGGTATGGGTACGACTCGGGATATTCCGGACACTACGGATATGATACGCAGAATCTCTACAACGGGTCAGGAGAATACCTGCATCCCGATACTTCTGGATACGGCTATGCTCTAGTAAACCCGAATAGAAGCCAGACTGAACAAAGCAGCATGGATTTTCCATTGTCTTGCCCTTCGCAAGAGCAATTAAAAGCGTCGCAGCTTCAGGAAGGTTACGAAGCCTCTGCTCACTTTGAAAGTAATATGCAGCAGCCAACTCTGAACGAACGTAGAGATTCGCCCCGACAATACTATCCACAGTTTTCTGCGCCTCAAATAGACGACACTGTAGAAGCTGGAAACCGAGGAACTATTGTTGCCGTTTGGGGCACAGGGGGAGCGCCGGGGCGTAGCACTTTAGCGCTTAACCTAGCGAACTGCGCTGCCGCTGAGGGGATGCGTGTATGCTTAGTCGATGCCGATACCTATAACCCCTCATTAAGTCCTCTTTTAGGTCTTCTAGATGATTATTCTGGTATCGCACAGCTGTGTCATTTTATCGAGCGTGGGCAGCTTGACACCCAGATTAGCGATGAGGCAATTAGCACTCTGCGGGTGGGAAAGTATTATCTTGATTTTTTGAGCGGTATAACTCGTCCCGATCGCTGGCCTGAGCTGCGAACGCGTGCGCTCCGCGATAGTATAAAGTGGCTTGCGCATCGCTATGATGTCATTATTCTTGACACAGCAGCATGTCTTGAGTCAGATGCCGAGCTTGGTTTTGCGCAGGCTGGTCCCCGCCGCAATGGTGCTGCTATAACGGCTCTTGAAATGGCGGATCATATTGTATTACTGGGAAACGCCGATATTATCGGTATCCCTCGAACGATCCGTGCGTATGACCAAATGCATGAAGGTGCCTGTACGCTTCGTGATACTGCCAAGGTTCATATCTGGCTTAACAAGGTTCGTGCTGAGGCAACCGGACGGGACGCGGAACGAGAACTGGCGAATACCTGGCAGCGTTTTGGGCCGCGAAACCCTATTTCGGGGTTTTTACCGTATGACCGGAAAACCGTGGATCGGGCATGGTTTCGTGGGCAGACTCTTCTGGAATATGCGCCCAGAAGCCCGCTTATTGTTGGGATTCGCAAGCTATACACATCGTTGGGCCTTAGGAAACTGAGGTGA
- a CDS encoding SAF domain-containing protein — MHQSEESSMRMHKPGFKDPKLIVGLILILISIAGVIGIIRINNQTYTYYTAKNDISIGQKITPDMLIEKQVNLGDSKDRYLSREQLESGKYIAVRQIPAGELISSASANENIQERRRLVTVTLDRGIASTFKAGERVDIWVISSGKEKQKVPEGEGKNEDIESEQKPLVQNAEISTIAVDEGVLGANGHANVQLWIESEKLPDILHAMSSETKVTLVPIEYKSEGN, encoded by the coding sequence ATGCATCAATCTGAAGAAAGTAGTATGCGTATGCACAAGCCGGGTTTTAAAGACCCGAAGCTTATTGTTGGTCTTATCTTAATTCTGATTTCAATAGCGGGAGTGATTGGAATTATTAGAATTAATAATCAGACTTATACATATTACACTGCGAAGAATGATATTTCTATTGGGCAAAAGATTACTCCAGATATGCTGATTGAAAAACAGGTTAATCTGGGTGATAGTAAAGATCGCTATCTTTCACGTGAGCAACTTGAATCAGGAAAGTATATCGCTGTGCGGCAAATTCCTGCGGGGGAGCTTATTAGCTCGGCATCTGCAAACGAGAATATCCAGGAGCGCAGACGGCTTGTTACGGTAACCCTTGATCGTGGAATAGCTTCTACTTTTAAAGCTGGCGAACGTGTGGATATCTGGGTCATCTCCTCCGGTAAGGAAAAGCAGAAAGTGCCTGAGGGCGAAGGCAAAAACGAGGATATTGAGTCTGAACAAAAACCTCTTGTTCAGAATGCAGAAATATCAACTATTGCGGTTGATGAAGGGGTTTTGGGTGCGAACGGGCATGCCAATGTACAGCTTTGGATAGAATCCGAAAAGCTGCCGGACATTCTGCATGCCATGTCATCAGAGACAAAAGTTACCCTTGTGCCTATTGAATATAAATCTGAGGGGAACTAA